CACCTTGTCGCCGACGCGGCTCTGCACCTCGTTGCTGATGGGTCGGTAGCGGTCGGTCAGGAAGGAGTCGGGCACATCGAACACGGTCACCCTCTTGCCCTTGTCCATGAACACTGGCTCGGTGGGATGGTCGAAAAGCAGGAGGAGATTCTTCTTGTCGGCCATTTTCAATGGGATGTCAGGGAGGACCTGCTGGATCGCGGAGCAAACTAAATGGGGAATGTGACTGGAAGTCTGGGAACTTCACGACTGTGACTATTCACCGAAAGAACTGCACATTTTATACAAAACTTCGAAGGCACTAGTATCGGTTTTGAAAACCACAAGAACGCCTGAGAATTGAAATTGTCGACAAATTGCGGCGATAAGGATATAGTATGGAAACCGCAGTGTTGTTTTAGCATATTTCTAAAATgcagttttattatttcaagagtatttcatttggttttgctttagcttatctatacatatatactattGGAATGAAATCGGATTTTGTTATCTCTGGGATATGCCTGCGTTGTAAATCAAAACTTCTCTACGCACACGATCCTCCGGTCAGATAGCATCACatctaaacaatttaatataatagtatgtatatatatgtagctaCATGCATAATACGGCAATAATAGTTATTACAATTCGGCTATAATCGATCAATTCGTCCCTAATTCCCTACTACTGCTTtgatatacaatacatatatttatttagcataGCGCTAAAAAGAGAGATACAACGAGATATTTGGCGAGTGAAGAGATGAGCAATATCGTACGACAAGCggatctacatatatatagcgTGTATATACAGGAAGTCTGTGGAAATTGTATGCTgctgtttccgtttccgttctCGTATTCGTTGTGTAAAAGCGATAGGTTCAGTTGGTTAGTTGTTTAGATCTTGTAAAATGTATCTCAGAAAAGCCCTGGGCATGTCCCGTGTTCCTTGGCCATGATATGTAGTGTTTAAGCTCTTAGAATATAGAGTTGTGGGGTCTTCAGCTTGGTTCCGATCTCTCAGCCCGAAGAGAAAGTAAGAGGTGATGGCTTTTGTGTGAGTGTAAAGACTTTAATCACATCCAAAAATGCATACACATGTATTTACATAATATCGTGCAGTATAAACCAAGAGTTGtacaaaaatatatctatgtttctgtatatataaatattcgaTCGTGTTCGGTGTACATATGCAATTCAAAACAGAATTCAGTGCCGTTAACAACTCAAAACTGTTGTTCAAATCGATGTGTTGATGGGGATATATTGTAGTTTGATTTTAGTTCGGTTCAAGCGCATTTTTATCTACCcttgtatacatatacatacatataaaactGGGGAATACGATCCGGTAACGTCGGGGCATACATAGTTACAAATAGTTCTcggtacatacatataatacttgttcgatttcgttttcgattttGATTCACTTCTCAACTTGGGGAGTCGGTTGTCTCTAAGGATTGCATGTGTATATTGGTGCCCAAATAGTTTCAGACTACGCTAAAGCTACGGATAACATCTAGTTCTAGTTCGGTTTAGTTTGCCTTTGCTCGTTTCTTTcgattcaattcaattcaaatcgCTTGCTCAACTTGATGGCTTCAAAGTACAGAGTACGGagtacacacacacttatATATCGAGGAACTTTCACTACTTTCAACAATATCGACATCAACAACGGGGATCCAACGAAATGTACACTTTAAACGACTATCCGGTGCAAATATACATGGGTTACTCGATCGGAGAGAATGCCTGGCCTTTGTACTGAGGTTCGCCCGTATCACACATCCGCTATCCGCTATCCACTAATCCAATTCAACACTGTGCCTACTACTTACTTACGCAGATACTTTGAACGTCTGGGACTCAGGTACAAGTTTCTTTCGATGCGACGTGGTGCAGCTGTATTAACCGAAGGTCAAATCAGAAGTTTCAACCCAAAAACCCAAACCATAAAAATGCGATCCCAACCCGCGCGCCCCACATCGTGGGCTGACTTCCGTTCCGTTAACTTAGTTCGAGGAGGTGGTGTTCTGAAACTCCTGCCGGCAGTAACCCATCACAATGTCCGATCGGCAGTCGCCGCCCATTAGACCCGGCAGGAGCACCGCCGCCCCCAAGATGGTCACCAGGGCTCCGAAGACCACCAGGCCCAGAGCGGGCAGCTTCTCCCGGCTGAGCAGGGCGTGCGGCTCCATCTGAATGTAGGCCAGGCCGGGCAGGATGTAGGCCAGGGGAATGGCCGCCAGGAGACCCTGAAATGGGTGGATTGTTGAATGTACTGATGGGCTGACGGGCTGATGTTCTGATGGGCTGGCTGATGGGTGGGGCATAAATTTGCATGGCAAATACAAAGACGGGTTCCGGCCAGAATTTGTAGATGCCGTTTGGGATTGGCGTTGTGGCCAATACCCGTGACTGGAATACAAGGGGCAAATGGCTACGGACGATAATAATAAACTTGGCCATACGGTTCTCCCTTTGGTCTGGCAAATGTGAATGGTGAAATCGGAATTAGTCTCAGATGTATTTAATGAAGCATTTGGTGGATTCTTTGTTGCATAGCTTTCTACTTGAATATATGGACTTTGGGAATTGGAATTTATTCTCTTTCATCTAGGCCAAATATTCACTCGGAAATAAATGCAAACGAAAACCGTAATAAATAATCTTTAAGTTTGCAAATTGCTTAGTCGAAGTTATCTCGATGATAAATGGTCTGAGCATTATAAATGATAAGAAATGTGTTCTTTCGGAAACTAGGAACATAAATGATTAATTTGTACATTAAAAAAGGTTTTGGGTAAACTCTTGCTGATTGTGATTAAACTAAAACACAAGTAAGCAGCTGAGTTTGCGGATTTAAGTTATCGCGTGTATTGAGGTAAAACCACAAAGTCATAAAGTGGGATAAATAAACATCAAGTGGACTTGtaaaaaatattagtattgaaAGAAAGTATAAAGAAGATTACAAGTGCACATGGTCGcaatgatttaaataaatgtaaaagtaaAGACTTTAAAGTAAGACTTTAAATGTTTCTTATTTCATCGGATGGGTACCattcttacatatatatagaaacGCCTTCTTTTGGTCAAGGGTACCCAACCCATTTTCTAGGCGAACATGGATAAGGGACATGGAAAATCCTACTCACATTCAGCTCCAGCACCGAACCCAGGCAGTCGGTCATGGGCGAGATGACGAAGGCGCTGAACACGATGGCCATGGTAATGGCTTTCGAGTACTCATCGATAATGGCCCCCTTCTCCAGGCTGGGGTCCTTGTCCTGGGTGAACTCGCTGATGGGCTCCTTCAGCACGAACCGATGGACGAGGGCGCGCACAATCTGTGGGGAATGGCCCAAAATAAAAGTATGTTGCTAAACTGGCTCTGCGATTCCGGATGCTCACCTCGCGGGACACGAAGCACTCGATGGGGAAGGTCAGGAGTATCGATATGGAGAAGAGCACACGCGAGAAGTTCATCAGGTCGTCATCCCAGCAGTAGTTCTCCAGCAGGTCGCCTGCAAGAAGGAAAGCCGAATCCCATCGGGATTGGAACGGTCGTAAGCAGTAAATACTACAAGTATAGTAAATGCCGAAAACAGCAGACAGGAAACATCCACAAATTGCCTGTCActgcaattaaatgcaatttgtgtCAATCCCTCACCTTGGGAAAGAGCGCGGAAGGTGGAGTAGCCGGCGATGCCGAAGAGGGCCGCCACCGTCCAGGCAAATCCAATCGAAATGTGGGTGACCTTCTCCCAGCGCTCCATGGTCGCGTCGCGCATCGATTGATAAACGAGGAAGGTGTTGTGATGACACATGAAAGCTGCACGGACGGATGTCCAATAAAAAGATAGatagatacatagatagatagatggatggatgggatACGCATATGGATATATATGGAAGGCAAGTGGAAAGTCAAGTGGAAAATCCACACTCTGCTCACCGAAGACCATGATGCCCGTGGCCGGGATTAGATCCGAGTTGGCGAACCGCCACGATTCCGCCGTGTCCGTCCTGGAAACAAATCGTTGCGGGCAGAGAAGGGAAGAAAAAGGTTTTTTTCCCGGAAAGCATTACACAAAAGTTAACACCAAATTAACATTTCGTTGGCTCGGACAGCCGCAGGAAATGTGAATTATTCGCATAAAAAatgagtaaaaacaaaaggTGCGCACCCAAAGATAAGGAATGGAAAGGTAGACTGAAGGCCAGGCAGCTGCGAAtgggaaatttatttaaattttataccAAGCCGCAGACGCAGCATTCAAGGTTCGCtttacccccccccccccctgctgAAGAGGGGCAAGTCCTGCCCCTCGTTAACCTTCAAACTGCAGGGGAAAATTGTTGCTTTCAGCTCATActcatatgtatgtatgcatgcaACTCAGTTGCACTGCAACAGACTCAACAGAACTCGACTCGCCTCGCCTAATGAAAAGCCATAAAAGGGAAACAAGTGGCACACTAAATTTTATGAGCTCTGCGCCACCCTGCAGATTCCTCCGCACCACCGGCGGGAGCAGGAGCACCACCGCCCCGGGCAGTTGCCACAGATTTGAAAGCACTAAAGCGGCACTTAGCACTAAAGCCCAGGACCACCACCCAGACCCACCCCCAAGCCAGACCAAGTCAGACCACCATCACCCTCGCAATGGGGATACCCCATCCGGAGCGCTATTCCCCAGCCCAGGTCCAACTGGCTGCAACTGTGTCGGCGGTTAGGGAAAATCGGCGAAAAGTACAcaatttgtaattaaaatgtaaataaatctTCACGCGCACAACCAGCGTtgtttgtttctattttaccTTCTgccatttttttaattgcttcgGCGGCCAGAAAGTTAAAGAGAAAGTTAGGGAAAGTGTCTGGTCTACAAAAGAAAATCACTTTCAGttggcaatttttttttaattccctATGAGTCTATAAAATCAATACTTTcgataataaaaccaaataGTGTAATGTAATTATTAACGGTACGTAAAAATTTGAATACATTCCCATCTCATTTGTTATGCCAAATTCCTGGCCCTCTAAATTCTGCTAATTAGGTATTTATGGAATTAGTCAGTGATCAGGTagtaattgcatttcattgcCTAAATTCAAGCGGTAATTGACTCAATCAATAGGCATTGTCACATCACTTAAAATGGCAATCAATTAGTTTTGCACGCCATGCTGTTTCAACaaatgtaaaaatgtaaatttttgcACCAAAACTAAAAGCCTGACTTTAATGAAATAACCAAGTAATCAATTTTAAAGAATATCCTCGAATCACTGACATTGTGTGCTCTTGGTGGAAAATTGAAGGCATTGAGCTAGCATACTTACACCTTATAATCGCCCGACATGAGCTTGATGATGACGGCAAACAGGATGAAGACCACGCACGCCAGGCTAATGAAGCTGGCTCTGGCCAGTCTGGAGACGTTCTTGTAGAGACAGAGGGGCATCACCACGCCCACGTTGACGAAGAAGACCACGCCCAGTCGGACGGCGCCCATGGAACCGCCCCAGGAGGGGAAGAAGCGGACCAGAACCTTCGACAGCGTATCGCCCACCACCACGTTGTAGGAAATCATGGCTGAAAAGAGGGTTGGGTTTCCATCACAAACATTGCTCATAAAGTTTATATTACATCATAAAAGTGTAATATTGCAAACATCAAATCACAATTGATTAATAGAGATAACAAAAAAATCGACTTAAGTAAAGGCATTGCAAAATATAAAGGGAATATATAAGGGATATTAAGGATGTGTACCCtagcattaaaataaaatttattaatttaattaagcttCTAACTTAAACAAGTTGGCTCTTCGAAAAACAAGGggaaactaataaaataatataacatatGCTAATGAAAAATAGTGCTTAAGTATAACAAACTAAAACCTTATGATAGtattgaaataataatgaaatgtgcaaagtatgcaataacTTGCACAACTCACCCAGGAATGGATACATGAACTGCAGCAGGGAGAGCAGGTAATAGCCGTACTTGCCGTAGGCCGCCTCCATGATGCCCGGATAGCTGAACCGACCGCAGATGTGGCCGCATCTGACCTGCAAATGAAATGAGGCTTAAACGGCAGCACACGCCCTCGCAAATGAGTGGGCTCGTTAATTATGCAGCAAATGCTAATGCCCGGAGTCGAGCGGAAATGCGTTTGGCATGTGACTTTGGTCGCTTCGGTCTGGTCAGATGTCCAGATTGCCTGATTGGAACTTTAAAACCGATTTGGGAAAGGCATCGAGTTAGGGGGGCCTGCCACTCACCATCAGGATGAGTGAGTAGTCGGTGATGTAGGCCACCAGGATGAGCAGGGCCAGGCCCAGTCCGAATCCGGCCCTGTGAAGGGCGTAGGGTATGCCGATGACGCCGCTGCCCACGATGGAGTTGATGTAGTTGAACGAGGCCTGTGGCAGCGAGGACAGCGTGTCCCCCAGTCCGGCATCCTGCTgtgcttgctgctgctgctgcgaatGCTggcgatgctgttgctgctgctgctgctgcggcggctgctgctgctgctgatgtggcTGTTGCGGCTGGCCCTGTTGCTGATGTGTCTGATGGTTGTTCTAGGACGGTGTAACGTACAACAAAGGTTAGCTATCCGTCGCCCTTGTGCTGCTCGCCATTACTGCTCGTTGATTGGGATAAGAGCGCAAAATTGCCTCGAGTGCCTCTTTACatcaaaagcaaaaccaaCAGAACCCGCCTTCCAGTACCATCCACACACCACCCACCTACTCCCCCGACAGTCAatgttgcgtatacgcaatattcAGGTAGAGGCAAAGACAAAGGCAGCTCGTATCCGTATCGTAAATTGCGGTTTCGCCAAAACCCTTTTCCCCACTCTATTGTgtgtgcactgagaaaaaatagGTCTTTGGAATTCCATTTGTGGACTTCCATTTAATATATCACTGTAATCATGAAATAAATGATTTCCTTTTCTCTGTATTTTTGAAACCTATCAACAGAATTTGTTTAACtttgattaaaattatatacacTGTATAGAGTCGAAAACACGTCCTTTAActatttcaatttttcaacGAATATAGTACATACTTTCAcgctacgagtaacgggtataaaaagtGCACTTGAAACTGATTATATTGTTTTCTCTATGTGTTTATGAACGTGTGTTGGTAATATAAGTTCCCCATATACCCAGCAACAGCCGCCTGCCATAAAAGACAATTTTATATGAAGAGCTCctacataaacataaataaaattcctcAACAACGCCATAAAGTCACGAAAAGCGGGCCAATGTTGTGGCCCACATTTACAGCATGGCaactaaaaaataaagcagcaaaaaataataaaaaccgaAGGGATAAGCCCAATTTGGAGCAAAACTTTAGCCAGCTGGCAATTAAAGAAGTTCTAGCAACTGAACTTCGggaaaacagcaaacaaacaacggAAAAGTTTACACTTCTGCAGCTTTGGCCGCAAACGCCCTTAAAATGGGAAGTGAGTGCAAAGTAAACATTTGCCAGAACTACTTTAAAATGGTTTCTGGAGGTGTTTGGGTAATGAACATTTCCAAAGGCAAATTACGCGCGAGTCGAGTTGagttttcaattcaattagttGGCGTCAAAGGTCACAGGTGTATGTTGCTTGTATTTTGGTTGGGATGGAGACGGGCAGAACCAGCCGTCGAGTGTCAAAGAAAGTGGCTAATTATGAGGCACGGCCACTGGAAGGGCAACAGGAAACCCGGCCAAAGTCAAACAGGCAGTCCCACTGCCAAGGCTGAATCAGCCGGGCAAGGTTACGGCAGCTGCGGCCCAATGAAATTACAGAGTGTCCGTTGTCAGCGGACCAGGTCCTTCgtccttacaaaaaaaaaacacgccagagaggaaaaaatgaaacaaaaaagttgaaaaacaaattgcCCCGTCGAAGGCAAATGAACAAACGTTAATCTCGAGCAAACCCTTGAAGGCTGAGAACTCTCAACAGGATAATTCATAGCCAGCTGGCTTGATTAGTTTATCATGTGGAACATTACGCCTCCATCAAATTGCGATGGCCACTTGTCCTTGGGCTCGTTCAACTTTCATCACAGGATCAAGCGATGCGCACGAGGAATCATAAATAATAGCTTGAATAAATGATTTCGATGAATGAATAAATCTGTTTCCGCTGTTCAATCGAGCGTATTTTTCGAGTCAAGTTCGAACTCGGACATCACATGTATGCTCGCATTGGGCGGTCAAAATGAAAACTCGAAAATTCGTCCGAACTCTCATACATAATTTGGCAGCATTCCCCTGTCAGCAATTAAGCCGCGCGAATCCAATTAATTTGACAAGGGAAAAGGGGGCAAATGAGgcaccaacaaaaaaaatcgcAGTCGAAACTCAATTGACTGAAAAGCGTGTGAAACGGGAAAACAGATAGGAATCAactgggggaaaaaaaaacaagagatgAAAATTGCGCGGTGGCTTTTCAAAAGGCGCACGTGCACACATGCCATCTGGAAATCCACCTGGTACCTGACTAACAGAACGTTTCTAATAAAAGGCAAACATTGTCGCAGGCAAATACGAACTCAAACACAAATAGCAAGCGCCGCACTCGAAAGGCAATCTCCACTGGGAGCCAGGCCGAACAATCCTGAAACAATCCAGGATCCGGTCCTGGTGGCAAACAACCCATTTAATGCACTGcacgattttaattaataacacTCATGTCCTTGGACCTTGCCTCGCACTTTCCCTTCCAACTTTTCTGTGCGGCCTAAAAATGGTATTAAAATACcctttttctttattaaagGGGAGAAAGGATTATGAAGGTCTAACACAAAGATAATggaaatgttaattaattgTAGATAATTAGGTACCTAGTTTACATAACTTTTGTCAGCACTGCTGGGAGCTTAGGTACAGCTTGCCCAGAAAAAGTGGACAAAATATTGGgaaatttgtaataaaattaattaaaatagaaaactgaaatattatCCGCATATTTTTAATAAGCCTTAGAATATAAGATAAGATTCAAGAAAAAGTTTATTATACGAAAATTGTTCCACTACCTGTGTTACAAATTTATCTTATGGCCCAGCATTGCCCAAGGTTACATAGTATGGTAAAGGGTAAGAACAAGTTGTTTGGCCAAAACGACGGACACATATTTGGCTGGCCTAATGAAATTAGAGAACAACGCCGACACAATGGCAGCAGCCATTTGCACTTTAATAAAAACGTTTTTGGGGAACAGCAAACAACACACATTCATGCCCAGATTGAAAGGACCGGTGCATGTTTGGGTGCTCCTCCGGGTCTGGCCAAACAATTAACCAGGGAGCCAAAATTAGGCGCAAGCCAAAATGGCATGGTGTTGGCAAAACCCGCCACTTGCCGCAGAACTGCCGCCTTTTTGCATTCCAAATACGTGTCCCCCTGAACTATTGACACAGTCGCGTCGGCATTGTTGTCCTTCCAGTTCCTGCCGTTGCCCGGGTTGCCCGGGTTGCCTGGGTTGCACCTCCACCTCCCTCCGGGCGATAGACAAACAGGGCCTACTGCACCACATGTAGGCAA
The sequence above is drawn from the Drosophila melanogaster chromosome 2R genome and encodes:
- the CG13743 gene encoding uncharacterized protein, isoform A → MNMNMNDSRRNTATEFSYILQRQGSDVSVAEAYAFDDFNNIMKNNHQTHQQQGQPQQPHQQQQQPPQQQQQQQHRQHSQQQQQAQQDAGLGDTLSSLPQASFNYINSIVGSGVIGIPYALHRAGFGLGLALLILVAYITDYSLILMVRCGHICGRFSYPGIMEAAYGKYGYYLLSLLQFMYPFLAMISYNVVVGDTLSKVLVRFFPSWGGSMGAVRLGVVFFVNVGVVMPLCLYKNVSRLARASFISLACVVFILFAVIIKLMSGDYKVTDTAESWRFANSDLIPATGIMVFAFMCHHNTFLVYQSMRDATMERWEKVTHISIGFAWTVAALFGIAGYSTFRALSQGDLLENYCWDDDLMNFSRVLFSISILLTFPIECFVSREIVRALVHRFVLKEPISEFTQDKDPSLEKGAIIDEYSKAITMAIVFSAFVISPMTDCLGSVLELNGLLAAIPLAYILPGLAYIQMEPHALLSREKLPALGLVVFGALVTILGAAVLLPGLMGGDCRSDIVMGYCRQEFQNTTSSN
- the CG13743 gene encoding uncharacterized protein, isoform B; its protein translation is MNMNMNDSRRNTATEFSYILQRQNNHQTHQQQGQPQQPHQQQQQPPQQQQQQQHRQHSQQQQQAQQDAGLGDTLSSLPQASFNYINSIVGSGVIGIPYALHRAGFGLGLALLILVAYITDYSLILMVRCGHICGRFSYPGIMEAAYGKYGYYLLSLLQFMYPFLAMISYNVVVGDTLSKVLVRFFPSWGGSMGAVRLGVVFFVNVGVVMPLCLYKNVSRLARASFISLACVVFILFAVIIKLMSGDYKVTDTAESWRFANSDLIPATGIMVFAFMCHHNTFLVYQSMRDATMERWEKVTHISIGFAWTVAALFGIAGYSTFRALSQGDLLENYCWDDDLMNFSRVLFSISILLTFPIECFVSREIVRALVHRFVLKEPISEFTQDKDPSLEKGAIIDEYSKAITMAIVFSAFVISPMTDCLGSVLELNGLLAAIPLAYILPGLAYIQMEPHALLSREKLPALGLVVFGALVTILGAAVLLPGLMGGDCRSDIVMGYCRQEFQNTTSSN
- the CG13743 gene encoding uncharacterized protein, isoform C, with protein sequence MNMNMNDSRRNTATEFSYILQRQNNHQTHQQQGQPQQPHQQQQQPPQQQQQQQHRQHSQQQQQAQQDAGLGDTLSSLPQASFNYINSIVGSGVIGIPYALHRAGFGLGLALLILVAYITDYSLILMVRCGHICGRFSYPGIMEAAYGKYGYYLLSLLQFMYPFLAMISYNVVVGDTLSKVLVRFFPSWGGSMGAVRLGVVFFVNVGVVMPLCLYKNVSRLARASFISLACVVFILFAVIIKLMSGDYKVRPAGELLLG